One Phocaeicola dorei genomic region harbors:
- a CDS encoding TonB-dependent receptor, with protein sequence MKKLILLLLLVCTCATLSWAQSGKRITVTGSVIDGDDKSPVGQATVQLLSLPDSTMVVGNVTNNNGVFSIAARPGKYVLKISFVGYLTQEKSLQLTAGKPSVNIGTVTLPTDAIMLGEAVIVAEAPQVTISEDTIGYNASAYRTPEGAMLEELVKKLPGAEIDDDGNIKINGKEVKKIMVDGKEFFGGDVKTGLKNLPVDMVEKLKTYDKKSDLARITGIDDGEEETVLDLTVKKGMNQGWFGNVDLAAGTEDRYAGRAMINRFYDKTQFSIIGSANNVNDQGFSGGGPRWRRNNGLNATKMLGANFATETEKMEVGGSMRYNYRDADVVTVGSSQRFLQSGDSYSNSNKADRNKVTDFNADFRMEWRPDSMTNIIFRPNVSYNKTKGTSATESGTFNEDPYQYVVNPNDYLNFNNIGTDDPLRDTRINATNEHNLSKSNSLSANATLQLNRKLNDKGRNITFRGSFGYGDDDSDQYAQSETRYYQIKNYLGGDSIEYRNQYITMPTKNYNYTAQFTYSEPIARATFLQFSYRFQYKNSKSDKSTYDLGYPWNINDGLPEDYETAYVDSLSKDAEYKYFNHDISLGLRFIREKYQLSAGMSLQPQNTKLSYKKGDYMTDTTRTVFNFAPNLDFRYRFSKVSQLRITYRGRSSQPSMENLLPIVDNSNPLNIRVGNPGLKPSFAHTMRLFYNTYNAEKQRGIMTHVNFTATQNSISNSTIYDENTGGTTSTPQNINGNWNAFGMFGFNSALKNKKFTINSFSRVNYRNQVAFLYNKETLHDDKNTTTGLTLAENLNGSYRNDWFEFSLNGSIEYTAERSKLRPEKNQNPYTFSYGASTNVTLPWQMTLSTNITNQSRRGYDDASLNNNELIWNAQIAQSLLKGAATVSFEMYDILKQQSNISRSLTADVRSVTEYNSINSYCMVHFIYRLNIFGSKAARDKMMNSHRGFGGPGFGPGPGRHGRRPF encoded by the coding sequence ATGAAGAAGTTAATATTATTGTTGTTACTGGTATGTACCTGTGCAACTCTCTCTTGGGCGCAAAGTGGCAAGCGCATAACCGTGACGGGATCTGTGATTGATGGTGATGATAAAAGCCCGGTTGGACAAGCTACCGTACAATTACTTTCTCTACCCGATAGTACAATGGTGGTAGGAAATGTTACCAATAACAACGGAGTATTCTCTATTGCCGCCCGTCCGGGAAAATATGTACTTAAAATTTCATTTGTAGGTTATCTTACTCAGGAAAAATCTTTGCAGCTGACAGCTGGTAAACCGAGCGTTAATATTGGAACGGTCACTTTACCTACCGATGCTATCATGTTGGGTGAGGCAGTTATTGTAGCCGAGGCTCCGCAAGTAACCATTTCAGAAGATACTATTGGTTATAATGCTTCTGCTTATCGTACTCCTGAGGGGGCAATGTTGGAAGAGTTGGTGAAAAAACTTCCGGGAGCAGAAATAGATGACGATGGTAATATCAAAATCAATGGTAAGGAAGTAAAAAAGATTATGGTAGACGGCAAAGAGTTTTTTGGTGGCGATGTGAAGACCGGTTTGAAGAATCTGCCAGTCGATATGGTGGAAAAACTGAAAACATATGATAAGAAGTCCGATTTGGCACGCATTACGGGTATTGATGATGGTGAGGAGGAAACAGTGCTCGATTTGACGGTAAAGAAGGGGATGAATCAGGGTTGGTTTGGAAATGTGGATTTGGCGGCCGGTACGGAAGACCGTTATGCGGGAAGAGCTATGATTAACCGTTTTTATGATAAAACTCAATTCTCTATTATTGGTTCCGCCAATAATGTGAATGATCAGGGATTTTCGGGAGGAGGACCTCGTTGGAGGCGTAACAATGGATTGAACGCAACTAAAATGCTAGGAGCGAATTTTGCTACAGAAACAGAAAAAATGGAAGTGGGAGGTAGCATGCGTTACAACTATCGTGATGCGGATGTAGTAACAGTAGGATCTTCACAGCGTTTTTTGCAGTCGGGGGATTCTTATTCCAATTCAAACAAAGCCGATCGTAATAAAGTGACTGATTTCAATGCGGATTTTCGTATGGAATGGCGTCCCGATTCAATGACCAATATTATTTTTCGGCCGAATGTTTCTTATAATAAAACAAAAGGGACTTCGGCAACAGAATCAGGAACTTTTAATGAGGACCCTTACCAATATGTGGTAAATCCCAATGATTATCTGAACTTTAACAATATAGGTACCGATGACCCGTTAAGGGATACTCGTATTAATGCTACCAATGAACACAATTTGTCAAAATCAAATAGTTTGTCGGCTAATGCAACTTTACAGCTGAATCGGAAACTGAATGATAAAGGACGTAATATTACATTCCGTGGTTCGTTTGGATATGGAGATGATGACAGCGATCAGTATGCTCAATCGGAAACCCGTTATTATCAGATAAAGAATTATTTAGGAGGGGACTCCATTGAATATCGTAATCAATACATTACGATGCCTACTAAAAATTATAATTATACAGCACAATTTACTTATAGCGAACCTATAGCACGGGCTACTTTCCTGCAATTTAGTTATAGATTCCAATATAAGAATAGCAAGAGTGATAAATCGACATATGATTTGGGGTATCCTTGGAATATAAATGACGGATTACCCGAAGACTATGAAACTGCTTATGTAGATAGCTTGAGTAAGGATGCTGAATATAAATACTTTAATCATGATATCTCTTTAGGACTACGATTTATCCGGGAGAAATATCAGTTGAGTGCCGGCATGTCCTTACAGCCTCAAAATACGAAATTGTCCTATAAGAAGGGAGATTACATGACTGATACCACAAGAACGGTATTCAATTTTGCTCCGAATCTGGATTTTCGTTATCGCTTCTCTAAGGTAAGTCAGCTGCGTATCACTTATCGTGGGCGTAGTAGTCAGCCTAGTATGGAAAACCTGCTGCCGATTGTCGATAATTCCAATCCGTTGAATATCCGTGTGGGTAATCCTGGTTTGAAGCCTTCGTTTGCCCATACCATGCGTTTGTTTTATAACACTTATAATGCCGAGAAACAGCGTGGGATAATGACCCATGTAAATTTCACTGCTACTCAGAATAGTATCAGTAATAGTACGATATATGATGAGAATACGGGTGGTACTACTTCAACTCCTCAGAATATCAATGGAAACTGGAATGCGTTTGGTATGTTCGGTTTTAATTCGGCTTTGAAGAATAAAAAGTTTACTATAAATTCTTTTTCTCGTGTTAACTACCGGAATCAAGTAGCGTTCTTATACAATAAGGAAACATTGCATGATGATAAGAATACGACTACCGGCTTGACTTTGGCGGAGAATCTGAATGGGTCCTATCGGAATGACTGGTTTGAATTTTCATTGAATGGTTCTATTGAATATACAGCGGAACGTAGCAAGCTGCGTCCTGAAAAGAACCAAAATCCTTATACATTCTCATATGGAGCGAGTACCAATGTCACTCTACCATGGCAGATGACATTGTCTACTAATATCACCAACCAGTCCCGTAGAGGATATGATGATGCCAGTTTGAACAATAATGAACTGATTTGGAATGCCCAAATAGCACAAAGTTTATTGAAGGGAGCAGCAACTGTTAGTTTTGAAATGTATGACATTTTAAAACAACAGAGCAATATCAGCCGTTCTTTGACTGCAGATGTACGTTCGGTTACCGAATACAACAGTATCAATAGTTACTGTATGGTGCATTTTATCTATCGTCTGAATATTTTTGGAAGTAAAGCCGCTCGTGACAAGATGATGAATAGCCATAGGGGATTCGGTGGTCCCGGTTTTGGTCCCGGTCCAGGAAGACATGGCCGGCGTCCTTTTTAA